From Haemorhous mexicanus isolate bHaeMex1 chromosome 1, bHaeMex1.pri, whole genome shotgun sequence, one genomic window encodes:
- the PAK1IP1 gene encoding p21-activated protein kinase-interacting protein 1 isoform X2 yields the protein MELVAGCYEQVLLGFATRPGQSWTVVPDFTHHAHTASLSAVAVNNRYVVTGSRDETIQIYDMKKKIEHGALLQHNGTITSLEFYGTAHLLSGAEDGLICIWNTKRWECLKSIKAHKGHVTSLSIHPSGKLALSVGTDKTLRTWNLVEGRSAFIKNLKQNAHIIKWSPDGEKYVTVIANKVDIYRLDTASITGTITTEKRISSLRFITDSILAIAGDDEMIRFYSCDSQKCLCEFKAHENRIKAIYSFEREGQHVIVTASSDGYIKMWNLDLDKIRDGPSLLCEVNTKARLTCLAVWLDQASEMKENSDKTATSSQEDEKSSIARINKDFWTTKRVKIAKRKRKNISEKQKLEAPVQKKKKKQNSSA from the exons ggggttCGCCACGCGGCCCGGCCAG TCCTGGACAGTCGTCCCTGATTTTACACATCATGCCCACACTGCCTCATTGTCAGCAGTAGCAGTGAATAACAGATATGTGGTCACTGGGAGCAGAGATGAGACAATCCAAATCTATGACATGAAAAAGAAGATCGAACATGGGGCGCTGCTACAGCACAATG GCACAATAACTTCTTTGGAGTTCTATGGAACTGCACATCTACTGAGTGGGGCTGAGGATGGACTCATTTGTATCTGGAACACAAAGAGATGGGAATGTCTGAAATCCATTAAGGCACATAA GGGTCATGTGACATCTCTTTCTATTCATCCTTCTGGGAAATTAGCTTTGTCAGTCGGAACAGATAAAACATTAAG AACTTGGAATCTTGTTGAAGGACGATCAGCCTTCATCAAAAACCTGAAGCAAA ATGCACACATAATTAAATGGTCCCCTGATGGAGAGAAGTATGTGACCGTGATAGCAAACAAAGTGGATATCTACAGACTTGACACAGCTTCAATCACTGGCACCATTACAACAGAGAAGAGGATTTCTTCACTTAGATTTATTACA GATTCTATCCTTGCCATAGCTGGAGATGATGAAATGATTAGGTTCTACAGCTGTGACTCTCAAAAATGCTTGTGTGAATTTAAAGCTCATGAAAACAG AATAAAAGCTATTTATAGTTTTGAAAGAGAAGGACAGCATGTCATTGTTACTGCATCCAGTGACGGTTACATTAAAATGTGGAATCTGGATCTTGATAAG ATTAGAGATGGGCCATCTTTACTGTGTGAAGTCAATACCAAAGCTAGGCTGACGTGTCTTGCAGTGTGGCTCGACCAAGcttcagaaatgaaagaaaactctGATAAAACTGCAACATCATCTCAAG aagatgaaaaatcATCAATAGCCAGGATAAACAAAGATTTTTGGACTACTAAAAGGGTTAAAAtagcaaaaagaaagagaaaaaatatttcagagaaacaaaagctGGAAGCTCCagtgcaaaagaagaaaaagaaacagaatagCTCAGCATGA
- the PAK1IP1 gene encoding p21-activated protein kinase-interacting protein 1 isoform X1 — protein sequence MELVAGCYEQVLLGFATRPGQSWTVVPDFTHHAHTASLSAVAVNNRYVVTGSRDETIQIYDMKKKIEHGALLQHNGTITSLEFYGTAHLLSGAEDGLICIWNTKRWECLKSIKAHKGHVTSLSIHPSGKLALSVGTDKTLRTWNLVEGRSAFIKNLKQNAHIIKWSPDGEKYVTVIANKVDIYRLDTASITGTITTEKRISSLRFITDSILAIAGDDEMIRFYSCDSQKCLCEFKAHENRIKAIYSFEREGQHVIVTASSDGYIKMWNLDLDKIRDGPSLLCEVNTKARLTCLAVWLDQASEMKENSDKTATSSQETEDEKSSIARINKDFWTTKRVKIAKRKRKNISEKQKLEAPVQKKKKKQNSSA from the exons ggggttCGCCACGCGGCCCGGCCAG TCCTGGACAGTCGTCCCTGATTTTACACATCATGCCCACACTGCCTCATTGTCAGCAGTAGCAGTGAATAACAGATATGTGGTCACTGGGAGCAGAGATGAGACAATCCAAATCTATGACATGAAAAAGAAGATCGAACATGGGGCGCTGCTACAGCACAATG GCACAATAACTTCTTTGGAGTTCTATGGAACTGCACATCTACTGAGTGGGGCTGAGGATGGACTCATTTGTATCTGGAACACAAAGAGATGGGAATGTCTGAAATCCATTAAGGCACATAA GGGTCATGTGACATCTCTTTCTATTCATCCTTCTGGGAAATTAGCTTTGTCAGTCGGAACAGATAAAACATTAAG AACTTGGAATCTTGTTGAAGGACGATCAGCCTTCATCAAAAACCTGAAGCAAA ATGCACACATAATTAAATGGTCCCCTGATGGAGAGAAGTATGTGACCGTGATAGCAAACAAAGTGGATATCTACAGACTTGACACAGCTTCAATCACTGGCACCATTACAACAGAGAAGAGGATTTCTTCACTTAGATTTATTACA GATTCTATCCTTGCCATAGCTGGAGATGATGAAATGATTAGGTTCTACAGCTGTGACTCTCAAAAATGCTTGTGTGAATTTAAAGCTCATGAAAACAG AATAAAAGCTATTTATAGTTTTGAAAGAGAAGGACAGCATGTCATTGTTACTGCATCCAGTGACGGTTACATTAAAATGTGGAATCTGGATCTTGATAAG ATTAGAGATGGGCCATCTTTACTGTGTGAAGTCAATACCAAAGCTAGGCTGACGTGTCTTGCAGTGTGGCTCGACCAAGcttcagaaatgaaagaaaactctGATAAAACTGCAACATCATCTCAAG aaacagaagatgaaaaatcATCAATAGCCAGGATAAACAAAGATTTTTGGACTACTAAAAGGGTTAAAAtagcaaaaagaaagagaaaaaatatttcagagaaacaaaagctGGAAGCTCCagtgcaaaagaagaaaaagaaacagaatagCTCAGCATGA